One region of Jatrophihabitans cynanchi genomic DNA includes:
- a CDS encoding PP2C family protein-serine/threonine phosphatase, with amino-acid sequence MAEADQSASPRRWRPSRASVAALVITLIVTGVLSWLCYDVNDRNEDRLLHLQTQQTGTVLQAIVPSIETPLASAAEIAATGHGDPAAFKDYISAYLAPHGTFASASLWELDGATPRLITVVGKTPELKAQPAKMATFLAEAGSRTELSVTGPIGTSELRLGWAFVSTDKAPAYAVYAETALPPNRRAPSPSRDSPFSDLDFALYLGKSATPSSLLESNVAPPLRGRTATVVVPFGSNSLTLVASNTTQLGGNLSGWLWWIVAALGFLIAIVAAVTTERLVRRRQAAERLAGEVQSLLGEQRTIAETLQHALLPKALPQVPGVEFAARYLPGVNGVDIGGDWYDVIPVGPKRCMFVVGDVSGRGVGAGAVMASLNFAIRGFVSEGHPPATILDKLAPLLSVAHDKHFATVLCGLADIERHEITLANAGHPPPLIISAGGAEYAKLPVGPPIGVANGHGHQAVTVTIPPQATLIAYTDGLIERRGEDLETGLNRLRTTAASASGSLDSVIDTVLAGLAHDGHDDDTAILGVKWLA; translated from the coding sequence GTGGCCGAGGCAGATCAATCGGCTTCGCCGCGCCGCTGGCGTCCGAGCCGGGCCAGCGTGGCGGCCCTGGTCATCACCCTGATCGTCACCGGCGTCCTGTCCTGGCTCTGCTACGACGTGAACGATCGCAACGAGGATCGCCTGCTGCACCTGCAGACGCAGCAGACCGGAACCGTGCTGCAGGCCATCGTGCCCAGCATCGAGACACCGCTCGCCTCCGCGGCCGAGATCGCCGCGACCGGCCACGGCGACCCGGCCGCGTTCAAGGACTACATCAGTGCCTACCTGGCACCGCACGGGACGTTCGCGTCGGCCTCGCTCTGGGAACTGGACGGCGCCACCCCTCGGTTGATCACGGTGGTCGGCAAGACGCCCGAACTGAAGGCGCAGCCCGCAAAGATGGCCACCTTCCTCGCCGAAGCCGGCAGCCGCACCGAGCTGAGCGTCACCGGGCCGATCGGGACGAGCGAGCTGCGGCTCGGCTGGGCCTTCGTGTCCACCGACAAGGCACCGGCCTACGCGGTATATGCCGAGACCGCGTTGCCGCCGAACCGGCGCGCCCCTTCCCCGTCGCGTGACTCGCCGTTCTCCGACCTCGACTTCGCGCTGTACCTCGGCAAGTCCGCAACGCCGAGCTCGCTGCTGGAGAGCAACGTCGCGCCCCCGCTGCGGGGCCGCACCGCCACCGTCGTCGTCCCGTTCGGCTCCAACTCGCTGACGCTGGTGGCCTCCAACACCACCCAACTCGGCGGCAACCTCTCCGGTTGGCTGTGGTGGATCGTTGCGGCGCTGGGCTTCCTGATCGCGATCGTCGCTGCCGTCACCACCGAACGGCTGGTGCGGCGCCGGCAGGCCGCCGAACGCCTGGCGGGTGAGGTGCAGAGCCTGCTCGGCGAGCAGCGCACGATCGCCGAGACGCTGCAGCACGCGCTGCTGCCGAAGGCGCTGCCGCAGGTTCCTGGCGTCGAGTTCGCGGCGCGCTACCTGCCCGGTGTCAACGGGGTCGACATCGGGGGCGACTGGTACGACGTCATCCCGGTGGGCCCCAAGCGCTGCATGTTCGTCGTCGGTGACGTGTCCGGACGCGGGGTGGGCGCCGGCGCCGTGATGGCCTCGCTCAACTTCGCGATTCGCGGGTTCGTCAGCGAAGGGCACCCGCCCGCGACGATCCTGGACAAGCTCGCCCCACTGCTCAGCGTTGCCCACGACAAGCACTTCGCCACCGTGCTGTGCGGTCTTGCCGACATCGAGCGGCACGAGATCACGCTCGCCAACGCCGGCCACCCGCCGCCGCTCATCATCAGCGCGGGCGGGGCCGAGTACGCGAAGCTGCCCGTCGGCCCGCCGATCGGCGTGGCGAACGGCCACGGCCACCAGGCGGTCACGGTCACCATCCCGCCCCAGGCGACGCTGATCGCCTACACCGACGGGCTGATCGAGCGACGCGGTGAGGACCTCGAGACGGGCCTCAACCGGCTACGGACGACGGCAGCCAGCGCATCGGGCTCGCTCGACAGCGTGATCGATACGGTACTTGCGGGGCTGGCGCACGACGGGCACGACGACGACACTGCCATTCTGGGGGTCAAATGGTTGGCGTAG
- a CDS encoding GNAT family N-acetyltransferase: MTDQDLDDMADLLGDEQVMRYYPRPKTRAEAQDWISWNRRLYEEHGFGLWIISLTETGEFVGDCGLTIQQVDGASEVELGYHVRTGCQRRGYATEAAATCRDLARERFGVARLIAITNPANGPSRAVAEKIGLRLEKHARVHGEDRAIYAAQL; encoded by the coding sequence ATGACCGACCAGGACCTCGACGACATGGCGGACCTGCTCGGCGACGAACAGGTCATGCGCTACTACCCGCGGCCCAAGACCCGAGCCGAAGCGCAAGACTGGATCAGCTGGAACCGTCGTCTCTACGAGGAACACGGGTTCGGACTCTGGATCATCTCGCTCACCGAGACCGGCGAATTCGTCGGCGACTGCGGGTTGACCATCCAGCAGGTCGACGGTGCCAGCGAGGTGGAGCTCGGGTATCACGTCCGAACCGGGTGTCAGCGGCGCGGCTACGCCACCGAAGCCGCAGCGACGTGCCGCGACCTCGCGCGCGAACGGTTCGGCGTCGCTCGCCTCATCGCCATCACCAACCCCGCCAACGGACCGTCGCGAGCGGTTGCCGAGAAGATCGGGCTGCGACTGGAGAAACACGCCCGGGTCCACGGCGAGGACCGCGCGATCTACGCCGCCCAACTGTAG